The following proteins are co-located in the Triticum aestivum cultivar Chinese Spring chromosome 1A, IWGSC CS RefSeq v2.1, whole genome shotgun sequence genome:
- the LOC123077177 gene encoding uncharacterized protein translates to MYQVLEDYEAECLLRDKAAAEEPPMQNFSSASELHKTTQLNSKQVIFSTAAQADFFKMMSSLLPHIDISQRIFQIDNVWVDQKTLTVSMRPGGWMNPHTLDCYSKMLNTDLLNRGRQGLIPSNEPIVHIVGIENMELLMRPLLNHSDPICADMLSEATVGFSLQNANFVHLPCFNDKQWIVITDNFDSGKFFDIMNPDGSGNNKFTTIISTVTFNFKSLFAKTYPNCIAFNIKEFDYRFVPVPQTHFRYDTGIFLLQILKTYRGMGVPGFTTHDLQALREIFLYEIATCSNSEVQLPLVKAFQQNHGFRLFR, encoded by the exons ATGTACCAAGTTCTAGAAGATTATGAAGCTGAATGTTTGCTCAGAGATAAAGCAGCAGCAGAGGAGCCACCGATGCAGAACTTCTCTTCAGCATCAGAATTGCACAAAACAACTCAGCTCAATTCGAAACAAGTTATTTTCTCAACAGCAGCTCAAGCAGATTTCTTCAAAATGATGTCGTCACTTCTACCTCATATAGACATCAg CCAAAGGATATTCCAAATAGATAACGTGTGGGTCGATCAAAAAACTTTGACTGTTTCAATGAGGCCAGGCGGCTGGATGAACCCACACACTTTGGATTGCTATTCTAAAATGCTCAACACAGATCTACTCAATCGGGGAAGGCAGGGTCTAATACCAAGCAACGAACCTATTGTCCATATCGTCGGCATAGAAAACATG GAACTTCTAATGAGACCCTTACTAAACCATTCAGATCCAATATGCGCAGACATGTTAAGCGAAGCAACTGTTGGGTTCAGTTTACAGAACGCAAACTTC GTTCATCTGCCTTGCTTCAATGACAAACAGTGGATTGTAATCACTGATAACTTTGACAGTGGCAAGTTCTTTGATATAATGAATCCTGATGGATCTGGAAACAACAAATTCACTACAATTATCAGCACTGTTACATTCAACTTCAAGAGTCTGTTTGCGAAAACATACCCAAATTGCATCGCATTCAACATAAAAGAATTTGACTACCGTTTTGTTCCAGTACCCCAGACTCATTTCAg GTACGACACCGGCATATTCCTCCTGCAAATTCTAAAAACATACCGGGGGATGGGAGTGCCAGGATTCACAACT cATGACCTACAGGCCTTAAGAGAAATTTTTCTGTACGAAATAGCGACTTGTTCCAACAGTGAAGTTCAACTACCATTGGTCAAAGCTTTCCAACAAAATCAC GGTTTCCGGCTATTCAGGTGA